From Alcaligenes faecalis, the proteins below share one genomic window:
- a CDS encoding BMP family protein codes for MTGFTRRQLLLAAASAGAGALAAPWLSRSVLAANTPVVAALFCGHIDDNGFMQAGYQGFKKATDQLPITGHYKDQVANETQAQIAALRELATQYKPALLIAHGGQNTDAALTVAKEFPETRFVITQGAVTASNLSSYDVRQEESAWLAGAYAALMTKTGVVAHQSGIRVPPGLRARASYAAGVKHANPDVKLLTNFSGNQDDIELAARVTQAQAKAGADIIYTMLNKGRSGTTQACRELGIKEIGNVIDWVAREPDVFVGSAWADVGIGVFEACKDLSENKFESGKIFKVGLQQPDAVRLIMAPDTPDAVRQRIAALQQDILAGKIEVEAEFNGPEFQI; via the coding sequence ATGACCGGATTTACCCGTCGCCAATTACTGCTGGCCGCCGCTTCCGCAGGGGCAGGCGCGCTGGCTGCCCCTTGGCTAAGCCGCAGTGTACTGGCGGCCAACACACCCGTAGTCGCTGCCTTGTTTTGTGGCCACATTGATGACAACGGTTTCATGCAAGCCGGTTATCAAGGCTTCAAGAAAGCCACGGACCAACTGCCCATTACCGGCCACTACAAAGACCAGGTAGCCAACGAAACTCAGGCGCAAATTGCCGCCCTGCGCGAACTGGCGACTCAATACAAGCCCGCCTTGCTGATCGCCCACGGCGGTCAAAATACCGACGCCGCCCTGACGGTGGCCAAGGAGTTTCCGGAAACCCGCTTTGTTATCACGCAAGGAGCTGTCACCGCCAGCAATCTGAGCAGCTACGACGTTCGTCAGGAAGAGTCCGCCTGGCTGGCCGGTGCCTACGCCGCCCTGATGACCAAGACCGGCGTGGTAGCCCACCAGTCCGGCATACGGGTGCCACCTGGCTTGCGCGCCCGCGCTTCCTACGCCGCTGGCGTCAAGCACGCCAATCCAGATGTGAAGCTGCTGACGAACTTCTCCGGCAATCAGGATGATATTGAACTGGCCGCCCGCGTCACCCAGGCGCAGGCCAAAGCCGGTGCGGACATTATCTACACCATGCTGAACAAGGGCCGCAGTGGCACCACCCAGGCTTGCCGCGAGCTGGGCATCAAGGAAATTGGCAATGTGATTGACTGGGTCGCTCGCGAACCTGATGTGTTTGTGGGTTCGGCCTGGGCGGATGTGGGCATTGGCGTTTTTGAAGCCTGCAAGGATCTGAGCGAAAACAAGTTTGAGTCCGGCAAGATCTTCAAGGTTGGCCTGCAGCAACCCGACGCCGTGCGCTTGATCATGGCTCCGGACACACCGGATGCCGTGCGTCAGCGTATTGCAGCGCTGCAGCAGGATATTCTGGCTGGCAAGATTGAGGTTGAGGCCGAATTTAACGGGCCTGAATTCCAGATTTAA
- the bioB gene encoding biotin synthase BioB translates to MSVNTPAPWTIRRIMELYELPFMDLVFQAQTVHRQHHPANQIQLSSLLSIKTGACPEDCSYCPQSSKYQTELEPEPLMPLEQVLEAARAAQAQGAQRFCMGAAWRSPTEKQLDQVIDMVSAVKAMGLETCVTLGMLKDGQAQRLKDAGLDYYNHNLDTSPEFYGQIISTRTYQDRLDTLERVRAAGLNSCCGGIIGMGESRRERAGLLAQLANMRPYPESVPINQLVKVPGTPLDQVDDLDPFEFVRTIAIARILMPTSAVRLSAGRETMDDSTQALCFMAGANSIFYGEQLLTTGNPQFVADQDLFARLQLEAAKTTLSEPPLSLEQARPRAMVEAL, encoded by the coding sequence ATGTCTGTAAATACCCCCGCACCCTGGACGATTCGTCGCATCATGGAGCTGTACGAGCTGCCCTTTATGGACCTCGTGTTCCAGGCGCAGACCGTACATAGACAGCATCACCCGGCCAATCAAATCCAGCTCTCCAGCCTGCTGTCCATCAAGACAGGCGCCTGTCCCGAGGATTGCTCCTACTGCCCGCAATCCTCCAAATACCAGACTGAGCTGGAACCCGAACCCTTGATGCCCCTGGAGCAGGTACTGGAAGCGGCCCGCGCGGCCCAAGCACAGGGCGCACAGCGGTTTTGCATGGGAGCTGCCTGGCGTTCTCCTACAGAAAAACAATTGGATCAGGTCATTGATATGGTCAGCGCCGTCAAAGCGATGGGGCTGGAAACCTGTGTCACCCTGGGCATGCTGAAAGACGGTCAGGCCCAGCGCCTGAAAGATGCCGGTCTGGACTACTACAACCACAACCTGGACACCTCTCCCGAGTTTTATGGCCAGATCATCAGCACGCGCACGTATCAGGACCGACTGGACACACTGGAACGCGTACGCGCAGCCGGGTTGAACAGTTGCTGCGGCGGAATCATCGGCATGGGCGAAAGCCGTCGCGAGCGTGCTGGTCTGCTGGCTCAGCTGGCCAATATGCGCCCCTATCCCGAGTCCGTGCCTATCAACCAGTTGGTAAAAGTGCCGGGCACACCGCTGGACCAGGTTGATGATCTGGACCCCTTCGAGTTCGTACGTACCATTGCCATTGCCCGTATCCTGATGCCCACCAGCGCCGTACGCCTGTCAGCGGGTCGCGAAACCATGGATGACAGCACCCAGGCTCTGTGCTTTATGGCGGGTGCCAACTCCATTTTCTATGGCGAGCAATTGCTGACGACCGGCAACCCGCAGTTTGTGGCGGACCAGGACCTGTTTGCCCGCCTGCAGCTGGAAGCGGCCAAAACCACACTGTCCGAACCTCCTTTGTCTTTGGAACAAGCCCGTCCACGCGCTATGGTCGAGGCCCTCTAA
- a CDS encoding TRAP transporter substrate-binding protein, which produces MKKTLVASLLASVFLSAPVLANPMIIKFSHVVSPDTPKGKGAVRFKELAEKYTEGKVVVEVYPNSQLYKDKEELEALQLGAVHMLAPSLAKFGPLGVREFEVFDLPFIFRDRTDLRKVTEGPVGRMLLDKLEPKGIKGLSYWDNGFKVMSANSPLKSVDDFLGLKMRIQSSKVLEAQFKALDAVPQVMAFSEVYQALQTGVVDGTENPPSNMYTQKMHEVQKHATVSNHGYLGYAVIVNKKFWEGLPDDIRQGMEKAMEEATVYANDIAEQENNDSMKAMEESGKTQFYQLSDAEREEWVKQLRPVHKEMASRIGQDVIDAFYKATE; this is translated from the coding sequence ATGAAAAAGACCCTTGTGGCCAGCTTGCTGGCTTCCGTATTCCTGTCCGCGCCTGTTCTGGCCAACCCCATGATCATCAAGTTCAGCCACGTTGTGTCGCCAGATACACCCAAGGGCAAGGGCGCTGTGCGCTTTAAGGAACTGGCCGAAAAATACACCGAGGGCAAGGTGGTTGTCGAAGTCTACCCGAACTCGCAGCTGTACAAGGACAAGGAAGAACTGGAAGCCTTGCAACTGGGCGCCGTGCACATGCTGGCTCCGTCGCTGGCCAAGTTTGGCCCGCTGGGCGTGCGCGAATTTGAGGTGTTCGACCTGCCTTTCATTTTCAGGGATCGTACCGATCTGCGTAAGGTTACCGAAGGTCCTGTGGGCCGCATGTTGCTGGACAAGCTCGAGCCCAAAGGCATCAAGGGCCTGTCCTACTGGGACAACGGCTTTAAGGTCATGAGCGCCAACAGCCCCCTGAAAAGCGTGGACGACTTCCTGGGTCTGAAAATGCGCATCCAGTCCTCCAAGGTTCTGGAAGCCCAGTTCAAGGCTCTGGACGCTGTGCCTCAGGTGATGGCGTTCTCCGAGGTGTACCAGGCCCTGCAAACCGGCGTTGTAGATGGCACCGAGAACCCGCCGTCCAATATGTACACCCAGAAAATGCACGAAGTGCAAAAGCACGCCACCGTGTCCAATCACGGTTACCTGGGCTATGCCGTGATCGTGAACAAGAAGTTCTGGGAAGGTCTGCCTGACGATATTCGCCAGGGCATGGAAAAAGCCATGGAAGAAGCCACGGTTTACGCCAACGACATTGCCGAACAAGAGAACAACGATTCCATGAAAGCCATGGAAGAATCCGGCAAGACCCAGTTCTATCAGCTTAGCGATGCCGAGCGTGAAGAATGGGTCAAGCAGTTGCGTCCCGTTCACAAGGAAATGGCCTCGCGTATCGGTCAGGACGTGATCGACGCCTTCTACAAGGCGACCGAATAA
- a CDS encoding acyl-CoA thioesterase yields the protein MHVFERRITVEWGDCDEAGIVFYPNYFYWFDCTYQAWLRQVGLSQRVLRQEYDAVTPLVDVGANFRAPVTYDREIRVCVQVAQWLERRFKLEYQVFNRDGVLVATGHEWRAWAQVLPEGRLKGAAIAEGFRQRLEGNGAV from the coding sequence ATGCATGTGTTCGAGCGCCGCATCACCGTGGAATGGGGTGATTGCGATGAGGCCGGGATTGTTTTCTACCCCAATTATTTTTATTGGTTTGATTGCACGTATCAGGCGTGGTTGCGGCAAGTCGGTTTAAGCCAGCGAGTCTTGCGACAAGAATATGATGCGGTAACGCCTTTGGTGGACGTCGGTGCCAACTTCCGTGCCCCCGTTACCTACGACCGCGAGATCCGCGTTTGCGTGCAGGTGGCTCAATGGCTGGAGCGTCGCTTCAAGCTTGAATATCAAGTCTTCAATAGGGATGGTGTGCTGGTCGCAACCGGCCACGAGTGGCGCGCTTGGGCACAGGTTTTGCCGGAAGGGCGGCTGAAAGGGGCAGCCATTGCTGAAGGTTTCCGCCAGCGTTTAGAAGGGAACGGGGCTGTTTAA
- a CDS encoding TRAP transporter large permease — protein sequence MTALIIFALLAILLLTGMPVSIALGLTVMGFLFTMTEVPMDSIALKLFTGIEKFEIMAIPFFILAGSFLTHGGVAQRMIRFAASMVGHLPGGMGLAAVLACALFASISGSSPATVAAIGSIMIPAMVKQGYPVQFGTGIVATSGGLGILLPPSIVMVMYAVATSGMMVEGPDGVKVGTASIGQLFIAGVVPGLILAFLLGATTMFRAWKLDYPRMPRASFKERWRAFMDSIWGLMLIVIVMGGIYSGVFTPTEAAAISAVYAFVIAVWVYKDVKLREVKRIVLESAAMSAMLLYIITNAVMFAFILTSEQIPQAIAEWIVSQGMGLIAFLLFVNVLLLVIGMVMEPSGLILIMAPILFPVAMKLGMDPVHFGIMLVVNMEIGLATPPVGLNLYVASSISKLGLTEVTKSTMPWLLTGLAFLLMITFIPEITLWLPRMMGWL from the coding sequence ATGACCGCCCTGATTATTTTTGCTTTGCTGGCTATCCTGCTTTTGACAGGTATGCCCGTGTCGATTGCCCTGGGTCTGACGGTGATGGGCTTCCTGTTCACCATGACCGAAGTGCCCATGGACAGTATTGCTCTCAAGCTGTTCACCGGGATCGAGAAGTTCGAGATCATGGCGATTCCGTTCTTCATTCTGGCCGGTAGTTTCCTGACGCATGGCGGGGTCGCGCAGCGCATGATTCGCTTTGCCGCTTCCATGGTGGGCCACTTGCCCGGCGGCATGGGTCTGGCAGCCGTGCTGGCTTGCGCCCTGTTCGCGTCTATCAGTGGTTCTTCGCCTGCCACGGTGGCGGCCATTGGTTCCATCATGATTCCGGCCATGGTTAAACAAGGCTACCCCGTGCAATTCGGGACCGGCATTGTGGCGACTTCCGGCGGTCTGGGTATCTTGCTGCCACCCTCGATTGTGATGGTGATGTATGCGGTAGCCACCAGCGGCATGATGGTAGAGGGTCCAGATGGCGTAAAAGTCGGGACGGCCTCGATTGGTCAGCTGTTTATTGCGGGTGTGGTACCGGGCCTGATCCTGGCTTTCCTCTTGGGCGCGACCACCATGTTCCGCGCCTGGAAGCTGGACTACCCCCGTATGCCGCGAGCTTCGTTCAAAGAGCGCTGGCGTGCCTTCATGGACTCCATTTGGGGCCTGATGCTGATCGTTATCGTGATGGGTGGTATCTACTCCGGTGTGTTCACGCCTACCGAAGCGGCAGCCATCAGCGCGGTGTACGCCTTTGTGATTGCGGTATGGGTCTACAAGGATGTGAAACTGCGTGAGGTGAAACGCATTGTGTTGGAATCGGCAGCCATGAGTGCCATGCTGCTGTACATCATCACCAATGCGGTCATGTTCGCCTTCATTCTGACCTCCGAGCAGATTCCACAGGCCATTGCAGAATGGATTGTGTCGCAAGGCATGGGCCTGATTGCCTTCCTGCTGTTCGTGAACGTCCTGCTGCTGGTGATCGGCATGGTGATGGAACCTTCGGGTCTGATCCTGATCATGGCCCCCATCCTGTTCCCGGTTGCCATGAAGCTGGGCATGGACCCGGTTCACTTTGGCATCATGCTGGTGGTGAATATGGAGATCGGGCTGGCGACACCGCCGGTGGGCTTGAACCTGTATGTGGCGTCCAGCATATCGAAGTTGGGCCTGACCGAAGTTACCAAGTCCACGATGCCTTGGCTGCTGACCGGTTTGGCCTTCCTCCTGATGATTACCTTCATTCCAGAAATTACGCTTTGGCTGCCCCGCATGATGGGATGGCTGTAG
- a CDS encoding peroxiredoxin produces the protein MSISVGARVPDATLSEYIETATESCPMGPNNFQVADLVKGKKIAVFAVPGAFTPTCSEQHLPGFIAKADEFKAAGVDEIWCVAVNDPFVMGAWGKSLNVNGKVRLLADGSAVWTKALGLEFDLTSKGLGVRSKRFSALLEDGVVKQLNIDNDGGLHTSDADTLLKQVKS, from the coding sequence ATGTCCATTTCAGTCGGTGCGCGCGTTCCAGACGCGACCCTTAGCGAGTACATTGAAACCGCCACAGAAAGCTGCCCTATGGGCCCCAACAACTTTCAGGTGGCTGATCTGGTTAAAGGCAAGAAAATTGCCGTGTTTGCCGTTCCCGGCGCTTTCACCCCCACCTGCTCCGAGCAGCACCTGCCAGGCTTTATCGCCAAGGCAGACGAGTTCAAGGCCGCTGGTGTGGATGAGATCTGGTGCGTGGCTGTGAACGATCCTTTCGTGATGGGCGCTTGGGGCAAGTCCCTGAACGTCAATGGCAAAGTGCGTTTGCTGGCTGACGGCAGCGCTGTCTGGACCAAAGCATTGGGTCTGGAATTTGACCTGACGTCCAAAGGCCTGGGCGTGCGCTCCAAGCGTTTTTCCGCCTTGCTGGAAGACGGCGTTGTCAAACAATTGAACATTGATAACGACGGCGGCTTGCATACATCGGATGCAGACACCTTGTTGAAACAGGTAAAGTCGTAA
- a CDS encoding DUF3293 domain-containing protein, whose translation MSTQKDLPAALSHAFEKAIYRVHSPQGDMDVRIGQLNRPLNQLLEQENSRGAAILTACNPGAQICSRAFNDAVQESLLRDLQKLDLRWWPAVNLDPKGKWPDEPSLLVLDISLQQARWQARLFKQLAFVYIPLNGKPQLHQVQQRLPVSDQADLNSPVPF comes from the coding sequence ATGTCTACACAGAAAGACCTGCCCGCCGCCCTGTCTCACGCTTTCGAGAAGGCGATCTACCGTGTACACAGCCCACAGGGCGATATGGACGTGCGCATCGGCCAGCTCAACCGCCCGCTGAACCAATTACTGGAACAAGAAAACAGCCGTGGCGCGGCGATTTTGACGGCCTGCAATCCAGGCGCGCAAATTTGCAGCCGTGCATTCAACGATGCGGTTCAGGAGAGCCTGCTGCGCGATTTGCAGAAGCTGGATTTGCGCTGGTGGCCCGCCGTGAACCTGGACCCCAAAGGCAAATGGCCGGACGAACCCAGCCTGCTGGTGCTGGACATCAGCCTGCAACAAGCGCGTTGGCAAGCACGCCTGTTCAAGCAATTGGCTTTTGTTTATATCCCGCTCAATGGCAAGCCGCAGTTGCATCAAGTGCAGCAGCGCCTGCCCGTGTCTGATCAGGCCGATTTAAACAGCCCCGTTCCCTTCTAA
- a CDS encoding TRAP transporter small permease, producing MFLRFLDRFEETFISLLMVAAVVLIFVAVCQRYSVSLLADLVSWSRAHGYESLMAMARSTYRSVAGINLLWAQELCIYLFVWMAKFGAAYGVRVGIHVGVDVLVNSVGPRWRHLLVVISLFAGALFTAIVAWIGGSFVYGIAQTAQVSADLEVPVWIVYLAVPAGSLLMCFRFLQALMNFIQTGHLPHHEPAADLIAETERGVSESEGARA from the coding sequence ATGTTTTTACGATTTCTGGACCGCTTTGAGGAGACCTTCATCTCGCTCCTCATGGTGGCCGCCGTAGTGCTTATTTTCGTAGCGGTCTGCCAGCGCTACTCGGTCAGCCTGCTGGCTGATTTGGTGTCCTGGTCGCGGGCCCATGGTTACGAATCGCTCATGGCCATGGCTCGTTCAACCTATCGCAGTGTGGCCGGCATCAATTTGCTCTGGGCACAGGAGCTGTGTATTTACCTGTTCGTCTGGATGGCCAAGTTTGGTGCTGCTTATGGCGTGCGCGTGGGTATTCACGTAGGTGTGGACGTGCTGGTCAACTCGGTGGGTCCGCGTTGGCGTCATCTGCTTGTGGTGATTTCCCTGTTTGCAGGCGCCTTGTTCACCGCCATCGTCGCCTGGATTGGCGGCAGCTTTGTCTACGGCATTGCCCAGACGGCCCAGGTATCGGCTGACCTGGAAGTGCCCGTATGGATTGTGTATCTGGCCGTTCCTGCTGGTTCCTTGCTGATGTGCTTCCGCTTCCTGCAAGCCTTGATGAATTTTATTCAGACTGGTCATTTGCCCCATCACGAACCTGCGGCTGATCTGATCGCTGAAACAGAGCGCGGTGTGTCTGAATCCGAAGGAGCGCGCGCATGA
- a CDS encoding PAS domain S-box protein, which translates to MMRLARPSGFIRQAASRTLAAHPISTYVPILAILIIVLLMGVFAWAVNKERDDEQSNELIRNALWVEQSLSFQLRSHENNLSRIASEIEVHSQPVTTQTALTQLQHFKTIHPDLLKVAVQDRFGTTLLVRPPGADTRIAAHVSTPRTSTWLPAYYSNEHQESVLDLVVPIYEENDIVGTLRATFSLATILMENVPWWIAEQYHVSLIDQSDQTLATRSKGEPGQNELRYAMSVDPPLHGVRLLMTPYPQTSIPTFTLLLTVIAGLALLAVVNLAMQHHYARKRRDAELALMQEQAFRSAIENSMVTGMRARDLDGKVLYVNPAFCELVGRSSEEIIGLAPPMPWWVPEMMDETLERRDRLKSSRSVQVFDTLFQRPDGSRVDVQVFESPLIDAQKRHVGWISSIIDISSRKQAEALASSQSEQLHHTAKLITMGEMASTLAHELNQPLSAIASYAAGSLNLLGNEPLDPKQLRRGLESLAEQTRRAGQIIHRIHDFVRKRDPQLSPLNLPDALQGALAMAKAGLRHHQIQLIVPSHPEDLPVMGDKVLLEQLIFNLLRNAAEAMSGLEPERRILEVSMQASNGVVLVMVADQGPGVAATIMAEVFQAFTTTKAQGLGIGLNICRSIVELHHGKLWFENGVPHGATFLFSLPLIEHD; encoded by the coding sequence ATGATGCGTCTTGCCCGTCCTTCCGGATTCATACGCCAAGCGGCCTCGCGCACCTTGGCAGCCCACCCCATCAGCACCTATGTGCCTATTTTGGCCATTCTGATCATCGTGCTGCTGATGGGTGTGTTTGCCTGGGCGGTCAATAAAGAACGCGATGACGAGCAGTCCAACGAGCTGATACGCAATGCCTTGTGGGTGGAACAATCCCTCTCATTTCAACTGCGCTCGCACGAGAACAATTTAAGCCGCATTGCCAGCGAAATTGAAGTCCACTCCCAACCCGTCACGACCCAGACGGCACTGACACAACTACAGCACTTCAAGACCATCCATCCGGACCTGTTGAAAGTCGCGGTACAAGATCGCTTTGGCACCACCTTGCTGGTGCGGCCACCCGGTGCCGACACCCGGATAGCAGCCCACGTCAGCACGCCGCGCACCTCCACCTGGCTGCCTGCCTACTACTCCAACGAGCATCAGGAAAGCGTGCTGGATCTCGTCGTGCCCATTTACGAAGAAAACGATATCGTCGGCACCTTGCGCGCCACCTTTTCCCTGGCCACCATCCTGATGGAAAACGTGCCCTGGTGGATTGCCGAGCAATATCACGTCTCCCTGATCGACCAAAGCGACCAGACGCTTGCCACACGCTCCAAAGGCGAGCCGGGGCAAAACGAATTGCGTTACGCCATGTCGGTAGACCCGCCACTGCATGGCGTACGTTTGCTGATGACGCCCTATCCGCAAACAAGCATCCCTACCTTCACCTTGCTGCTGACTGTGATTGCCGGTCTGGCCTTGCTGGCTGTGGTGAACCTGGCCATGCAACATCACTACGCCCGCAAGCGCCGCGACGCTGAACTGGCACTGATGCAGGAACAAGCCTTTCGCAGTGCCATCGAGAACTCCATGGTGACCGGCATGCGCGCCCGCGACCTGGATGGCAAGGTGCTGTATGTGAATCCGGCGTTTTGCGAACTGGTGGGCCGCAGCAGTGAAGAGATTATTGGTCTGGCACCGCCCATGCCCTGGTGGGTGCCGGAGATGATGGATGAAACGCTGGAGCGCCGGGATCGCCTGAAGTCCTCCCGCTCCGTGCAGGTCTTTGACACGCTGTTCCAGCGCCCGGATGGCTCGCGGGTCGATGTGCAGGTTTTCGAGTCCCCGCTGATTGACGCCCAGAAGCGGCACGTGGGCTGGATCAGTTCCATCATCGACATCAGCTCGCGCAAGCAGGCCGAAGCCCTGGCCAGCTCCCAGTCCGAGCAACTGCACCACACGGCCAAGCTCATCACCATGGGCGAGATGGCCTCCACGCTGGCCCATGAACTGAACCAGCCGCTATCAGCTATTGCCAGCTATGCAGCCGGTTCCCTGAATCTGCTGGGTAATGAGCCGCTGGACCCGAAACAGCTGCGTCGTGGCCTGGAAAGCCTGGCAGAACAAACTCGCCGCGCCGGGCAGATCATCCACCGCATTCACGACTTTGTGCGCAAGCGCGATCCACAACTCAGCCCCCTGAATTTACCTGATGCCTTGCAAGGTGCTTTGGCCATGGCCAAAGCAGGCCTGCGTCATCATCAGATTCAGCTGATCGTGCCCTCCCACCCCGAGGACCTGCCCGTCATGGGAGACAAGGTGCTGCTGGAGCAACTGATTTTCAACCTGCTGCGCAACGCCGCCGAAGCCATGTCCGGCCTGGAACCGGAGCGCCGCATACTGGAGGTCAGCATGCAGGCCAGCAATGGCGTGGTTCTGGTGATGGTGGCTGACCAGGGCCCTGGCGTGGCGGCGACCATCATGGCCGAAGTGTTCCAGGCCTTTACCACCACCAAAGCCCAGGGCCTGGGCATTGGCCTGAATATTTGCCGCTCCATTGTGGAGCTGCACCATGGCAAACTCTGGTTTGAAAACGGGGTTCCCCACGGTGCTACCTTCCTGTTTTCCTTACCCTTGATCGAACATGACTAA
- a CDS encoding MFS transporter: protein MLSSVGAFSSLYFATLMLLLSSGLFNTFMGVRLTAISVSEVWIGGLIAVYYLGLVFGARMGHRLIMGVGHIRAYAASAAIVTICVLVQILVDSMYVWLLLRFLAGAAMVVQFMGIESWLNEQSDNSQRGTIFAIYMVFSSLGTVLGQLSLTLFPHLNFEPLVFVAICSAFSLVPVAITRRSHPPLQVPAPINARYYVDRVPLSMMVLLVAGMLTGAFYGLAPVYAVRVHLSNEQAALFVAVSVAAGVLAQWPVGWLADRMSRVKLIRINAICLLALAIPLWGWFEAPFWFLLIFSALFGVLQFTLYPLGAAFANDNVDPERRVGLSAILYMVYGLGACLGPLLAGGLMSYIGSNLYYIFVAACGLALVLLVRPQKVLGDHLSQDAPTTFVPMPDSLQSSAAAVALDPRVDISSDVSHDPVFEDLPPVEERVPATTESTAAERKAEDEAAEATLAEDDKGADPVAGSSGGSVGLDDSGKPADGDSSGSAEDAESKRKPSDPAP, encoded by the coding sequence ATGCTGTCATCGGTGGGTGCGTTTTCGTCCCTGTACTTTGCGACCCTGATGCTCTTGCTCAGCTCGGGCCTGTTCAATACCTTCATGGGGGTGCGCCTGACGGCCATCTCGGTGTCAGAGGTATGGATTGGCGGGCTGATTGCGGTGTATTACCTGGGCCTGGTATTTGGTGCTCGTATGGGCCACCGCCTGATCATGGGCGTGGGCCATATTCGGGCGTACGCTGCCAGTGCGGCCATCGTCACCATCTGTGTGCTGGTTCAGATTCTGGTCGATTCCATGTACGTCTGGTTACTGCTGCGGTTTTTGGCGGGTGCGGCCATGGTGGTGCAGTTCATGGGCATTGAAAGCTGGCTGAACGAGCAAAGCGACAATAGCCAGCGTGGCACCATCTTTGCCATTTACATGGTGTTCTCCAGCCTGGGCACGGTGCTGGGGCAGTTGTCGCTGACCCTGTTCCCGCATCTGAATTTCGAGCCGCTGGTTTTTGTGGCGATCTGTTCGGCCTTCAGCCTGGTGCCGGTGGCGATTACCCGCCGCAGCCATCCGCCCTTGCAAGTGCCTGCGCCCATTAATGCGCGCTACTACGTGGACCGCGTGCCTCTGTCCATGATGGTGTTGCTGGTGGCCGGTATGCTGACCGGGGCCTTTTACGGTTTGGCGCCGGTGTATGCGGTGCGCGTGCATTTAAGCAATGAGCAGGCTGCCTTGTTCGTCGCGGTGTCGGTGGCAGCCGGGGTGCTGGCCCAGTGGCCGGTAGGGTGGCTGGCGGACCGCATGAGTCGTGTCAAGTTGATCCGCATTAACGCGATCTGTTTGCTGGCCTTGGCCATTCCTTTGTGGGGCTGGTTCGAGGCACCGTTCTGGTTCTTGCTGATTTTTTCGGCCCTGTTCGGAGTTCTGCAATTTACGTTGTATCCCCTGGGGGCGGCGTTCGCCAACGATAACGTGGACCCGGAGCGGCGGGTTGGCTTGAGCGCCATCCTGTACATGGTGTATGGCCTGGGGGCCTGTCTGGGGCCGCTGCTGGCTGGCGGCCTGATGTCTTATATTGGCAGCAATCTGTACTACATCTTTGTGGCTGCCTGTGGCTTGGCACTGGTCCTGCTGGTTCGTCCGCAAAAGGTACTGGGCGATCACTTGAGCCAGGATGCTCCTACGACCTTTGTACCTATGCCTGACAGCTTGCAAAGCTCTGCCGCGGCAGTGGCACTGGACCCGCGCGTCGATATCAGCTCTGACGTGTCGCACGACCCTGTGTTCGAGGATCTGCCGCCTGTTGAAGAGCGGGTGCCTGCGACGACGGAAAGCACGGCTGCGGAGCGCAAGGCGGAGGATGAGGCCGCAGAAGCGACACTTGCCGAGGACGACAAGGGGGCTGATCCTGTCGCTGGAAGCTCGGGGGGTTCTGTAGGCTTGGATGATTCTGGGAAACCGGCAGATGGGGATAGCTCGGGCAGTGCGGAAGACGCAGAGAGCAAACGGAAACCGTCAGATCCAGCCCCTTAA